In Candidatus Sulfurimonas marisnigri, a single genomic region encodes these proteins:
- a CDS encoding replicative DNA helicase, with product MQDNLYNLAFERSILSSIVFEPQQFDELSVALREDDFYLPAHQDIFKVMTQLLQKDHPIDEEFIKKELIKIKKFDEQVMLEILSANPISNTKAYVEEIKDKSLKRHLLTLTTEIKRVTVEEELPSAEVIDIVEKKLYDITQDNQTSDFKDSPKMTFDTMEYIKEMKARGNNILVGVDTGYHELNKMTTGFGKGDLVIIAARPAMGKTSFILNTVNSLIMQGKGVAFFSLEMPAEQLMLRLLSIQTSIPLQKLRVGDMNDDQWGSLNGAIDKMNDAKLYVDDHGSININQLRSKLRKLKNKHPEIEIAVIDYLQIMSGVGNQDRHLQVSEMSRGLKMLARELNMPIVALSQLNRGLESRNDKRPMLSDIRESGSIEQDADIILFVYRDDVYLYKEEKEREKAAKADGKEFISEYVEKEEEDAEIIIGKQRNGPTGHVKLVFQKKLTRFVDAQPFAKGVETVYENVDTRSANINVANDMVSMPPL from the coding sequence ATGCAAGATAATTTATACAACCTAGCTTTTGAACGTTCAATACTTAGTTCAATTGTTTTTGAACCTCAGCAGTTTGATGAACTAAGCGTTGCGCTTAGAGAAGATGATTTTTACCTTCCTGCTCATCAAGATATATTTAAAGTTATGACTCAACTTCTTCAAAAAGACCACCCTATTGATGAAGAGTTTATAAAAAAAGAGCTTATAAAAATCAAAAAATTTGATGAGCAGGTTATGCTTGAAATTTTATCAGCAAACCCTATCTCAAACACAAAAGCGTATGTTGAAGAGATAAAAGACAAATCTCTAAAGCGACACCTTCTAACTCTAACTACTGAGATTAAAAGAGTTACAGTTGAAGAGGAGCTACCAAGTGCGGAAGTTATTGATATTGTCGAGAAAAAGCTTTATGATATAACGCAAGACAACCAAACAAGCGACTTTAAAGACTCTCCAAAGATGACCTTTGACACAATGGAATATATCAAAGAGATGAAAGCCCGCGGGAATAATATTTTAGTTGGTGTTGACACAGGCTATCATGAACTAAATAAAATGACTACCGGTTTTGGCAAAGGAGACTTAGTAATCATAGCGGCACGTCCTGCGATGGGGAAAACCTCTTTTATCTTAAACACAGTAAACAGTCTTATTATGCAGGGTAAAGGTGTAGCTTTTTTCTCTCTCGAGATGCCGGCTGAGCAACTTATGCTTAGACTTCTCTCTATACAAACTTCAATTCCTCTGCAAAAATTACGTGTAGGTGATATGAATGATGACCAGTGGGGTTCTCTAAACGGTGCAATAGACAAGATGAACGATGCCAAACTGTATGTTGATGACCACGGCAGTATCAACATAAATCAGCTTCGCTCAAAACTTAGAAAACTAAAAAACAAGCACCCCGAAATAGAGATTGCAGTAATTGACTATCTGCAAATTATGAGTGGCGTTGGGAACCAAGACAGACACCTTCAAGTATCAGAGATGTCTCGTGGGTTAAAGATGCTTGCTCGTGAGCTAAATATGCCCATTGTAGCACTTTCACAGCTTAACCGTGGACTAGAGTCAAGAAACGATAAACGACCGATGCTAAGCGATATTCGTGAGTCTGGTTCTATTGAGCAGGATGCAGATATTATTTTATTTGTTTACCGCGATGATGTTTACCTCTATAAAGAAGAAAAAGAGCGCGAAAAAGCTGCAAAAGCTGATGGTAAAGAGTTTATCTCAGAGTATGTGGAAAAAGAGGAAGAGGATGCTGAGATTATTATTGGAAAGCAGAGAAATGGTCCTACTGGACACGTCAAACTTGTTTTTCAGAAAAAACTCACCCGCTTTGTTGATGCGCAACCTTTTGCAAAAGGAGTTGAGACAGTTTATGAAAACGTAGATACTCGCTCCGCAAATATTAATGTTGCTAATGATATGGTTTCAATGCCACCGCTTTAA
- a CDS encoding PAS domain S-box protein, with protein MRVTTKLTTLLLVAGLFPFVVMTYVNYTSSVKDITQDAVNNLTASIKYRTKVINRYSQNLKKSVEVDSIDPLLSFRLTDPNNFSKNLENKKLLQNFLAHQVKVHSLANTFLISLSGDIIESVIPNIDFLTNLNDESFIDSELAKSFHKALKEGKSYISDFSYHNTSKKPSVFIVSPVFSGSKIVGVLGFEMHLDELYSILGDYDGLGETGEIIIASKVADRALFLNPLRNDSSAQFKRYVKIGSDDGFPIQEAVNSRSGSGVYNDYNHHEVIASWGYIPELRIGMVFKVDTKEAYEEILILRNSTILLGFIALFIFIYVVWFIKKMIFKLESKREQYEFGIMGTNDGLWDWNIKDNKIYFSPRWKEIIGYKDDELINEFSSWEEKVHPDDIKQVFKDVEASHAKEGVPYNNIHRLKHKDGHWVYILNRGKTIFDENGKAVRMVGFHTDITETKTKQRELQKAKNLLSNIINSSDNLIFVKDENFKYIECNNAFERFVGKTREELLGKSDYELFDKEVADFFRAKDKKMIASNKTQYNHEWVTYPDGRKVYLLAVKTILHNEKGESVGLVGNSVDVTKEHETQREIYKLKSTIEKSPISIILTDKEGNIQYVNPNYCKITGYSISELIGKNLRIFKSGYTSDEEYADMWNQINNGKIWSGDFKNIAKDGSIFWDNSTIMPSFSEADLVDGFIAIKLETTEKKYMQETLKNQEEIMIAQSRHAAMGEMISMIAHQWRQPISVIAMGANNILADIELDLLDVDNLAIGAKGIVKQTKELSQTIDDFRDFFRPGKTLENILAEDIFKDAFGVIGKSLENSNIEVISEVHNATKINIHSRELMQVLINILNNAKEALVTSDVKEKKIFIFIYDKKDSVYIKICDNAGGIKGDIIKKIFDPYFSTKEKNVGTGLGLYMSKTIIEKHLGGTIEAHNKSDIKGHIIGACFIIKLPYSNK; from the coding sequence ATGAGAGTGACTACTAAATTAACCACTTTACTTTTAGTTGCAGGTTTATTTCCATTTGTTGTTATGACTTACGTAAATTACACCTCTTCTGTAAAGGATATTACACAAGATGCTGTAAACAATTTAACAGCATCTATTAAATATAGAACCAAAGTTATAAATAGATACTCTCAAAATCTTAAAAAAAGTGTAGAGGTTGATTCCATTGATCCTCTCCTAAGCTTTAGACTAACAGACCCAAATAATTTTTCTAAAAATTTAGAAAACAAAAAATTACTTCAAAATTTTCTAGCCCATCAAGTTAAAGTGCACAGCCTTGCTAATACGTTTCTTATTTCATTGTCAGGGGATATTATAGAGAGTGTTATACCAAATATTGACTTTCTCACAAACTTAAATGATGAATCTTTCATAGACAGTGAACTTGCAAAAAGTTTTCATAAAGCTTTAAAAGAAGGAAAAAGTTATATTTCAGATTTTAGTTATCATAATACTTCCAAAAAGCCTTCAGTATTTATAGTCTCTCCTGTTTTTAGTGGTTCTAAGATAGTCGGGGTTCTTGGTTTTGAGATGCACCTTGATGAACTATACTCGATTCTGGGAGACTATGACGGCTTAGGTGAAACAGGTGAGATTATCATTGCATCAAAAGTTGCAGATAGAGCACTTTTTTTAAATCCTCTCAGAAATGATTCCTCAGCCCAATTTAAACGCTACGTAAAAATAGGTTCAGATGATGGATTTCCTATACAAGAAGCTGTAAATTCACGCAGTGGCAGTGGAGTATATAATGACTACAATCATCATGAGGTTATAGCATCATGGGGGTATATTCCTGAACTTAGAATAGGGATGGTATTTAAAGTAGACACCAAAGAAGCATATGAAGAGATATTAATATTAAGAAACAGCACCATTTTACTTGGCTTTATTGCACTTTTCATCTTTATTTATGTTGTATGGTTTATTAAAAAAATGATTTTTAAATTAGAGTCCAAACGTGAACAGTATGAATTTGGCATAATGGGGACAAATGATGGTCTATGGGACTGGAATATAAAAGATAATAAAATTTATTTTTCACCTAGATGGAAAGAGATAATTGGATATAAAGATGATGAACTCATAAATGAGTTCTCTTCTTGGGAAGAGAAAGTCCACCCTGATGATATAAAACAGGTTTTTAAAGATGTTGAAGCGAGTCATGCCAAAGAAGGCGTTCCCTACAACAACATACATAGACTAAAACACAAAGATGGACATTGGGTATATATTCTTAACCGTGGTAAAACTATTTTTGATGAAAATGGAAAAGCTGTTCGTATGGTTGGCTTTCATACTGATATAACAGAAACTAAAACAAAACAAAGAGAACTCCAAAAGGCAAAAAACCTTCTCTCGAATATTATAAATTCTAGTGATAATTTAATCTTCGTCAAGGACGAAAACTTTAAGTACATAGAGTGCAACAATGCATTTGAAAGATTTGTGGGAAAAACAAGGGAAGAGCTTTTAGGTAAAAGTGATTATGAACTGTTTGACAAAGAGGTGGCTGACTTTTTTAGAGCTAAAGATAAAAAAATGATAGCTTCAAATAAAACTCAATACAATCATGAGTGGGTGACATATCCAGATGGTAGAAAAGTTTACTTGCTTGCAGTAAAAACTATACTTCACAATGAAAAAGGTGAGTCAGTAGGTCTTGTTGGCAACTCTGTTGACGTTACAAAAGAGCATGAAACACAACGTGAGATATATAAACTAAAATCAACAATTGAAAAAAGTCCTATCTCTATAATTCTGACAGATAAAGAAGGTAATATTCAATATGTCAATCCAAACTATTGTAAAATTACTGGCTACTCCATAAGTGAACTCATAGGGAAAAACCTAAGAATATTTAAGTCAGGCTACACAAGTGATGAAGAGTATGCAGATATGTGGAATCAGATTAACAATGGTAAAATATGGTCTGGAGATTTTAAAAACATTGCTAAAGATGGCTCTATATTTTGGGACAATTCAACAATAATGCCATCTTTCAGTGAAGCTGACCTAGTAGACGGATTCATTGCTATTAAACTTGAGACAACAGAGAAAAAGTATATGCAAGAGACTCTAAAAAATCAAGAAGAAATTATGATTGCCCAATCCAGACACGCTGCAATGGGAGAGATGATAAGCATGATAGCACATCAATGGAGACAGCCTATAAGTGTGATTGCTATGGGAGCAAACAATATTTTAGCTGATATAGAACTAGATTTGCTTGATGTAGACAATCTTGCAATTGGTGCAAAAGGGATAGTAAAACAAACTAAAGAACTATCACAAACCATTGATGATTTCAGAGACTTCTTTAGACCTGGAAAAACACTAGAAAATATCTTAGCAGAAGATATTTTTAAAGATGCATTCGGTGTAATTGGAAAATCATTAGAAAATAGTAATATTGAAGTTATATCAGAGGTTCACAATGCAACTAAAATAAATATTCACTCTAGGGAATTAATGCAGGTTCTTATAAATATACTAAATAACGCTAAAGAAGCACTAGTTACAAGCGATGTTAAAGAGAAGAAAATATTTATATTTATATATGATAAAAAAGATAGTGTCTATATAAAAATCTGTGACAACGCTGGAGGGATAAAAGGTGATATAATAAAAAAAATATTTGATCCTTACTTTAGCACAAAAGAAAAAAATGTTGGAACAGGGTTGGGTCTGTATATGAGTAAAACTATCATTGAAAAGCATCTAGGTGGAACAATAGAGGCTCACAATAAAAGTGACATTAAAGGTCATATCATCGGGGCATGTTTTATTATTAAACTGCCGTACAGCAATAAATAA
- a CDS encoding PAS domain S-box protein — protein sequence MVDTIGLELKNIIEALKNSSGQQFFERIVLSMASSMDVDYVFIARLDSKKNNSTTIALTAKGKIVDNFSYELKNTPCADVSENSVCCFTQDITKLYPKDQLLIDMNIEAYIGTPLHDSQGNVMGIIVALSERKIENEDSIKTLFEVFSGRIAVEMEREILETSNRQYKERLELALEGSSDGLWDWDLTTNELYLSPRWKEMLGYKDDELSNEFSTWKDNIHTEDIEQILYKVDSYLSHKTTVFEHTFRMKHKNGSWVWILGRGKAQFDKDGKPFRMLGYHTDITQSKTKEQEITRIKTLLNDIINSADNIIFVKDENFRYIECNTAFENFVSKSHKEVLGKSDYELFDKKNADFFREKDRLVMSENKAHSNYEWATRPDGTKAYFLTIRTILRNSEGKTTGIVGNAIDVTKEYKTQYEISKLKSVLNRSPVSIMMTNKDGTIEYVNPNTSAVSGYSREELIGKNPRIFKSGYISDEEYKKIWDHISSGKVWTGEFKNISKDGSIFWEDTTILPSFNEENEVNGYIAFKLEITEKIHLKQELKNQEEIMIAQSRHAAMGEMISMIAHQWRQPISVIAMGANNILADIELNMLDEVSLKVGSKEIINQTQELSKTIDDFRDFFRPGKTLENILPEDIFKDAFSVIGKSILNNNIEVIQEFNNGKEIITHSRELMQVLINILNNAKEALIESDVKNKKIVISINEISDGVEITICDNAGGIKEDIINKIFNPYFSTKNQNVGTGLGLYMSKTIIEKHLGGVFQVYNKHYVQGAVIGACFLIKLPYYKNEGGKS from the coding sequence ATGGTTGATACGATTGGATTAGAACTTAAAAATATTATCGAAGCTCTAAAGAACTCATCTGGCCAACAGTTTTTTGAGAGAATTGTTCTTAGTATGGCTTCTTCTATGGATGTTGATTATGTTTTCATTGCTCGCCTTGATAGTAAAAAAAACAACTCCACAACGATTGCCCTTACCGCAAAAGGCAAAATTGTCGATAATTTTTCCTATGAATTAAAAAATACTCCATGTGCAGATGTCAGCGAAAACTCTGTTTGCTGTTTTACACAAGATATAACCAAACTTTACCCTAAAGACCAACTTCTAATAGATATGAATATTGAAGCTTATATCGGTACTCCATTGCACGACTCTCAAGGTAATGTAATGGGGATAATAGTAGCTCTATCAGAGAGAAAGATAGAGAATGAAGATTCTATTAAAACACTGTTTGAAGTTTTCTCAGGACGAATCGCTGTTGAGATGGAGAGAGAAATACTTGAGACTAGTAACCGTCAATATAAAGAAAGATTAGAGTTAGCATTGGAAGGGAGTAGTGACGGTTTATGGGACTGGGACTTAACCACAAATGAATTATATCTATCTCCTAGATGGAAAGAGATGCTTGGATATAAAGATGATGAACTTTCTAATGAGTTTTCAACTTGGAAAGACAACATCCATACTGAAGACATCGAACAAATTCTATATAAAGTTGACTCTTATCTAAGCCATAAAACAACTGTTTTTGAACACACTTTTCGAATGAAACACAAAAATGGCTCATGGGTGTGGATATTAGGACGGGGAAAAGCTCAGTTTGATAAAGATGGGAAACCATTTCGTATGCTTGGTTATCATACAGATATAACGCAGAGTAAAACAAAAGAGCAAGAAATAACTAGAATAAAAACTCTCCTTAATGACATAATCAACTCTGCTGATAATATCATATTCGTAAAAGACGAAAACTTTAGGTATATAGAGTGCAACACTGCCTTTGAAAATTTTGTTAGTAAATCGCATAAAGAAGTTTTAGGTAAGAGCGATTACGAACTCTTCGATAAAAAGAACGCTGACTTTTTTAGAGAAAAAGACAGACTTGTGATGTCTGAAAATAAAGCACACTCCAACTATGAATGGGCAACTCGTCCAGATGGTACAAAAGCGTACTTTCTTACAATAAGAACTATCCTTCGCAATAGCGAAGGCAAAACCACTGGCATTGTTGGAAACGCTATAGATGTTACTAAAGAGTACAAAACACAATATGAAATATCTAAACTAAAATCTGTACTTAATAGAAGTCCTGTTTCAATAATGATGACAAATAAAGATGGGACTATTGAGTATGTAAATCCAAATACCTCTGCAGTCAGCGGTTACTCGAGAGAGGAACTCATAGGCAAAAATCCAAGAATATTCAAGTCCGGCTATATCAGTGATGAAGAGTATAAAAAGATATGGGATCATATCAGCAGTGGGAAAGTATGGACGGGTGAGTTTAAAAACATTTCCAAAGATGGTTCTATTTTTTGGGAAGACACAACTATACTCCCATCCTTCAACGAAGAGAATGAAGTAAACGGATATATAGCCTTTAAGCTTGAGATAACAGAAAAAATACATTTAAAACAAGAGCTGAAAAACCAAGAAGAGATTATGATTGCCCAGTCTCGTCACGCTGCAATGGGTGAGATGATAAGCATGATAGCTCATCAGTGGAGACAGCCAATAAGTGTAATCGCGATGGGTGCAAATAACATTTTAGCAGATATAGAACTAAACATGCTTGATGAAGTCAGCCTTAAAGTGGGTTCAAAAGAGATAATAAACCAAACTCAAGAACTCTCAAAGACCATTGATGATTTTAGAGACTTTTTTAGACCTGGGAAAACACTGGAAAATATTTTACCTGAAGATATTTTCAAAGACGCATTTAGTGTGATTGGAAAATCTATACTAAATAACAATATTGAAGTTATACAAGAATTTAATAATGGCAAAGAGATTATAACTCACTCCAGAGAGTTAATGCAGGTTCTGATAAATATACTTAATAACGCTAAAGAAGCACTCATTGAAAGCGATGTAAAAAACAAAAAAATAGTTATATCAATAAACGAGATAAGTGATGGTGTAGAGATAACGATTTGTGACAACGCAGGTGGAATAAAAGAAGATATAATAAACAAAATATTTAATCCTTACTTTAGTACTAAAAATCAAAATGTAGGGACAGGGCTGGGTCTGTATATGAGTAAAACTATCATTGAAAAACACTTAGGTGGTGTTTTTCAAGTTTACAACAAACATTATGTCCAAGGGGCAGTTATTGGTGCATGTTTTCTTATAAAACTGCCATATTACAAAAATGAAGGTGGGAAGTCATGA
- a CDS encoding response regulator transcription factor — MKDIKELREHVKDLKVLFVDDEEMVRNGTGIFLRKFFDNVTICCDGEDGLNTFKESKDIDIVITDVVMPKMDGITMIRKIKEINPDIFTIFITASREVEDEQDQLSNIAIKKPISFEDIIMIMETVGKLK, encoded by the coding sequence ATGAAGGATATTAAAGAGTTAAGAGAGCATGTAAAAGATTTAAAAGTGCTATTTGTTGATGATGAGGAGATGGTTAGAAATGGTACTGGCATTTTTCTTCGTAAGTTTTTTGACAATGTAACTATCTGCTGTGATGGTGAAGATGGGCTTAATACATTTAAAGAATCTAAAGACATTGATATAGTTATAACAGATGTCGTAATGCCAAAGATGGATGGAATTACTATGATTAGAAAAATAAAGGAAATTAATCCAGATATTTTCACTATATTTATAACCGCTTCAAGAGAGGTAGAAGACGAACAGGATCAACTAAGTAATATAGCTATTAAAAAACCAATTTCATTTGAAGATATAATAATGATTATGGAGACTGTAGGAAAGCTAAAGTGA
- the ispG gene encoding flavodoxin-dependent (E)-4-hydroxy-3-methylbut-2-enyl-diphosphate synthase, with protein sequence MIKRVQTKQIFVGNVAVGGDAPISTQSMTYSKTSDVATTVEQIKRLHFAGCDIVRVAVPDMEDALALKSIKEQISLPLVADIHFNYKLALIAAEVVDCIRINPGNIGSRERVKEVVKACQARNIPIRIGVNSGSLEKEFLDKYGQTAEGMVASAEYNIKYLEDLGFSDIKVSLKASDVQRTVDAYRMLRPKNNYPFHIGVTEAGTLFHATVKSSIGLGALLLDGIGDTMRVSITGELEEEINVARAILKDSGAVKDGLNIISCPTCGRIEADLVTAVSEIEKRTAHIKAPMNVSVMGCVVNAIGEAAHADVAIAYGKGKGLIMVKGEVVANLDESELVDRFVEEVENAARNQND encoded by the coding sequence ATGATAAAAAGAGTCCAAACTAAACAAATTTTTGTAGGTAATGTAGCTGTTGGTGGTGATGCTCCTATAAGCACACAATCTATGACATATTCAAAAACTTCTGATGTTGCAACAACTGTTGAGCAGATAAAAAGGCTCCACTTTGCAGGTTGTGATATAGTTAGAGTAGCTGTTCCAGATATGGAAGATGCTCTTGCACTTAAAAGCATAAAAGAGCAGATATCTCTGCCTCTTGTTGCAGATATACACTTCAACTATAAACTAGCGTTAATTGCTGCCGAAGTGGTTGACTGTATACGAATCAACCCTGGAAACATTGGCTCACGTGAGCGAGTAAAAGAGGTTGTCAAGGCTTGCCAAGCGAGAAATATTCCAATAAGAATAGGCGTTAATTCTGGAAGCTTAGAAAAAGAGTTTTTAGACAAATACGGTCAAACCGCAGAGGGGATGGTTGCATCTGCAGAATACAACATAAAATATCTTGAGGATTTAGGCTTCAGTGACATCAAAGTGTCATTAAAAGCTAGCGATGTTCAGAGAACTGTGGATGCATATAGAATGTTACGCCCTAAAAACAACTACCCTTTTCACATAGGTGTTACAGAAGCAGGAACTCTTTTTCATGCAACTGTTAAAAGCTCAATAGGTCTTGGCGCACTACTTCTTGATGGAATCGGTGACACTATGAGAGTCTCTATAACAGGTGAACTGGAAGAGGAGATAAATGTTGCACGAGCTATTTTAAAAGATAGCGGTGCAGTAAAAGATGGGCTAAATATTATCTCTTGTCCTACATGTGGAAGAATTGAAGCTGACCTAGTTACTGCAGTTAGCGAAATAGAAAAAAGAACTGCCCACATAAAAGCTCCTATGAATGTTTCAGTTATGGGATGTGTTGTAAATGCCATTGGTGAAGCGGCTCATGCTGATGTAGCAATCGCTTATGGTAAAGGAAAAGGTCTCATTATGGTAAAAGGTGAAGTTGTGGCTAATCTAGATGAGTCTGAACTTGTTGACAGATTTGTAGAAGAAGTTGAAAATGCAGCGAGGAATCAGAATGATTAA
- a CDS encoding ComEC/Rec2 family competence protein, translating into MIERVSLFNTKREFLLFLLTCTLVLFYSLLIEYQNYKQLTRFDSQIVSAAVIKQYEKIKNGKTFQVLKLKSEEGFIFYSSAKKSFEHVEGKKLKLEIFAGKINFYEYLTSFYAYSKVKYIDRTPTLKQELNTYISSIHTSENSNSSHVDKNIANIYQALYTATPLNKELQSIFSTLGVSHLLAISGFHLGVLSALLFFLLKPIYSYFQNRYFPYRNSKFDIFIIVSLALLTYLLFLDSPPSLLRAFAMLIIGFILYDRGIKIVSMQTLLLTVLLLLSFFPKLFFALGFWLSVSGVFYIFLFLIHFKDLNKIWQFIIIPFWVYILMLPFSLTIFGNFSIYHPLSIVWTTLFTLFYPLSILLHVVGYADAFDGLLESLIFLGQEGLHVELSYKLLALHVVISLLSIYKKSFVWLMLVFSFFVFIYAVYHVA; encoded by the coding sequence ATGATAGAGAGAGTCTCACTTTTTAACACAAAAAGAGAGTTTCTCCTATTTTTACTTACATGTACACTTGTCCTCTTCTACTCACTTCTTATAGAGTACCAAAACTATAAACAACTAACACGCTTCGATTCGCAGATAGTATCTGCAGCAGTTATTAAACAATATGAAAAAATAAAAAACGGTAAAACTTTTCAAGTTCTAAAACTCAAGAGTGAAGAAGGTTTTATTTTTTACAGTAGTGCTAAAAAGTCGTTTGAGCATGTAGAAGGTAAAAAGTTAAAACTTGAAATCTTCGCAGGTAAAATAAATTTTTATGAGTATCTAACAAGCTTTTATGCCTACTCTAAAGTGAAATATATTGACAGAACACCTACTCTAAAACAGGAACTGAACACTTATATTTCATCTATTCATACAAGTGAGAATTCCAATAGCTCACATGTAGATAAGAATATTGCTAATATCTACCAAGCTCTATACACGGCAACTCCATTAAATAAAGAGCTACAAAGTATATTTTCTACTCTTGGAGTCTCACATCTATTGGCAATAAGCGGTTTTCATTTAGGTGTACTTAGCGCCCTGCTCTTCTTTTTGCTAAAACCAATTTATAGCTATTTTCAAAATAGATATTTTCCATATAGAAACTCAAAGTTTGATATCTTTATTATTGTATCTTTAGCACTACTTACTTATCTACTCTTCTTAGACTCCCCTCCTTCACTACTTCGTGCTTTTGCTATGCTTATTATTGGATTTATACTTTATGATAGAGGGATTAAAATAGTCTCAATGCAGACTCTGCTTTTAACAGTTTTGCTTCTCTTGTCATTTTTTCCTAAACTATTTTTTGCTCTTGGTTTTTGGCTATCAGTTAGTGGAGTTTTTTACATATTTTTATTTCTTATACACTTTAAAGATTTAAATAAAATATGGCAATTTATTATAATTCCATTTTGGGTATACATTTTAATGCTTCCCTTTTCACTAACTATTTTTGGAAACTTTAGCATTTATCATCCGCTTTCTATTGTCTGGACAACACTCTTTACTCTATTTTACCCGCTAAGTATATTGCTACATGTAGTTGGATATGCGGATGCATTTGATGGCTTACTAGAGAGTTTAATATTTCTAGGTCAAGAGGGGCTACATGTAGAGCTAAGCTATAAACTTCTAGCTCTACATGTAGTGATTTCGCTTCTTAGCATTTATAAGAAAAGTTTTGTATGGCTAATGCTCGTTTTTAGTTTCTTTGTTTTTATATATGCGGTTTATCATGTAGCATAG
- a CDS encoding HD domain-containing phosphohydrolase, giving the protein MRSLKKLKELSENFSALYVEDDIEIQTTMMRYLKKFFHTIVVANDGVDGLNSYEKGKFDIIITDLSMPKMNGIEMIKKIKDMDENQSVLITTAHSESKYLHSAFKMGVDGYILKPFDLEQLNQELYKIVYKLKKFKENEIYKEHLKEMVEQKTSELNATIKFQHHNYEKTLLSMVEMIEERDTYTAGHSKRVAEYCQKIAKQMGYDDADCTKIYQAGILHDIGKVATPDSVLLNPKQLNGIEYKLIQEHVEVSYKLLSHIPMFTYLADIVKSHHERYDGHGYPHGLSKNAIPALSRIMIVADAFDAMTTNRIYKARKSVTEALIELTQLSCKQFHPEVVESALIALKDINIDANINQLPKTKLEKERFSYFYKDTLSDVYNQNYLDISLMKNKINKEFKHLYIFNLENFSQYNKKYSWKDGDILLRDFANCLDRHFLHSDVFRIFGDDFVVMSTKEEDIAELLPLLDEIIKDSEVEYTLKGVDLTKTSINNISQIENIYNI; this is encoded by the coding sequence GTGAGAAGCCTGAAAAAGCTTAAAGAGTTGAGTGAAAACTTTTCAGCTCTTTATGTTGAAGATGATATTGAAATTCAAACAACAATGATGCGGTATCTTAAAAAGTTTTTCCATACCATTGTAGTTGCTAATGATGGAGTCGATGGCTTAAACTCTTACGAAAAAGGGAAGTTTGACATAATAATTACTGATTTATCAATGCCAAAAATGAATGGTATAGAGATGATAAAGAAGATAAAAGATATGGATGAAAATCAGTCTGTTTTAATTACAACTGCTCACAGTGAATCCAAATATTTACATAGTGCATTCAAAATGGGTGTAGATGGGTATATTCTTAAACCTTTTGACTTGGAACAGTTAAATCAAGAACTTTATAAAATAGTTTATAAACTTAAAAAATTTAAAGAGAACGAGATATATAAAGAGCACCTAAAAGAGATGGTAGAGCAAAAAACATCAGAGCTTAATGCTACTATTAAATTTCAACACCACAACTATGAAAAAACACTTTTATCAATGGTAGAGATGATAGAAGAGAGAGACACTTACACTGCTGGACATAGTAAAAGAGTTGCTGAGTATTGTCAGAAAATAGCTAAACAAATGGGATATGATGATGCTGATTGTACAAAAATATATCAAGCAGGGATACTGCATGATATTGGCAAGGTTGCAACTCCAGACTCTGTACTTTTAAACCCTAAGCAGTTAAACGGTATAGAGTACAAACTTATTCAAGAGCATGTAGAAGTAAGCTATAAGCTTCTTAGCCATATACCAATGTTTACATATCTTGCAGACATTGTTAAATCTCATCACGAAAGATATGATGGACACGGTTATCCACACGGATTATCAAAAAATGCAATACCAGCACTCTCTAGAATAATGATAGTAGCAGATGCTTTTGATGCCATGACAACCAACAGAATATATAAAGCAAGAAAAAGTGTTACTGAAGCCTTAATAGAGCTAACGCAATTAAGCTGTAAGCAATTTCATCCAGAAGTAGTTGAGAGCGCGCTAATAGCACTCAAGGACATAAATATTGATGCAAATATAAATCAACTCCCTAAAACTAAATTGGAGAAGGAGAGATTTTCATATTTTTACAAAGATACCCTTAGCGATGTATATAATCAAAATTATTTAGATATCTCATTGATGAAAAATAAGATTAATAAAGAGTTCAAACACCTATACATATTTAATCTAGAAAATTTTTCTCAGTACAACAAAAAATATAGCTGGAAAGATGGAGATATACTATTACGTGACTTTGCTAACTGCTTAGATAGACATTTTTTACACTCAGATGTATTCAGAATCTTTGGTGACGATTTTGTAGTTATGAGTACAAAAGAAGAGGATATAGCTGAGCTACTGCCACTTCTTGATGAAATCATTAAAGACAGCGAGGTTGAGTACACTTTAAAAGGGGTAGATTTAACTAAAACTAGTATAAATAATATTTCTCAAATAGAAAATATCTACAATATCTAA